In the Bacillus amyloliquefaciens DSM 7 = ATCC 23350 genome, AATTATTGTCGGCGCGCTGATGGTGGCGCCGCTCGGTAAAATCGCCTGGGATAAATTCGAGGTGGCTGTGCCGGCATTCTTAACGATGATTATGATGCCGCTGACATACAGCATTGCGACGGGGATTGCGATCGGCTTTATTTTCTACCCGATTACAATGATCTGCAAAGGAAAAGGAAAAAGCGTTCACCCGATTATGTACGGGCTGTTCGTTATCTTTATACTGTATTTCATCTTCTTGAAATAACGGAAAAACCGGCTGAAGACAGCCGGTTTTTTGTTTTTGTCCTATTCCGTAAAACCAATACATAAGATAAAACGTCATATGGGTGTCCGGGTGAAGAAACCGCTTGACTGTTTAAGGACGCTTCGGTACCTTATATAAGTGTTTTATTTTCTTGTTTAACAAATTCCGCCGTATTTTTTTGATAGGAGTTGCTGACATGACGGAAGAAAGAAAAGAAACGTTGGAAGAAGAAAAACAGCATCAGGGAACTGATGAAGAACCGCTGTCGAGAATGTCCAGAAATGCGGGACGTTATCAAAAACAAAAGAAAAAAGAAAAGGAACGGCGCCCGGCTCCGGCTTTTACGGAAAAACTCGCTTCTGCTTGGGCTGCGGTCAAACGTTATTGCCGTTTCGCGCTGCGCATTTTGACATCACCGGTAAAGGTCGTTGGGGAAGACGGCTTTTACCGCTTTAAATATGCTCTTATTTCAATGCTTGTATTCAGTATCTTTTTCTCAATCGGAAATTGGTTTCAGCTGAGGGCAAGCCAGCAGAGACCGCTCGGTTACGGGGAACGGCATCATACGTTTTTTGACGGCTTTACCATCGTTCTCGTGTATTCGCTCGTCTTTTTTGCAGCTGCGGCCGGCGCGGTCTGGCTTGTATCACGCTATATGATGAAACAGAAAATTACGATGCGGGATGCGGCGGCTGGAGTCGGTTCGCTTTTGGTTCCGGCTGTCGCCTGCTCTATAGTATGGATGATTTTCGCGATATTGAATCTGCCGGTCATCACCGTGGTGTTTACGGCGCTGACCTTGTTTCTGGCCGTCTCGGCAATGGTGCAGTTTGTGCAGATCCTGTACAAATCGGCTGAAAAGCCTGCGGCTGACGTGATGTACTGTATTACTGCGGCAGTCATCATCATGCTCGTCTTTACGGCTGTGACATGGCCGCTTATTTCAGAGTACTTTACCGCCTCGCTGATTCCTTTATAAGTCGAAATTTGTCTTTCACAATGTTTACAAATATTTCTAATAAAGCGTGTTGTTTTGAGCAGCCGTCCGATATATGATGGGAGCAACAGCAAGTTGAAAACGGCATTAATCTTTATGATTCGGAAAGGATGATGAGGATGGCCCCGTTGTTGCGAGAAGCCATTAATCGGAAAAAACAGCATCTGAGGACAAAGCTGATCCGTTCAGGGTTTTATCAAAACCATGTTCAGGAACTGTCCGGATATACGCTGAGTGAACTAGAAAAGGAATATGAAGCCGTCAAACGATTGAAAAAAGCTGAGCTTCACTGATAAGAGTTTGAAAGTCTGCCTTCCGGGGCGGGCTTTTTTTTCTTTTGAAAATGATCAAAAGAGGGTAAACTATCCTTAACTTGAAAGATTGACGCGGCCGTCCCGGTCAGTTTTTTCAAAGATCAGAGGAGGGGGAATCAATGATGCAGACGATTTTATCCAACGGTATAGGTATGGTTCTCATTATTCTCATCATTAACATTATATATGTCTCTTTTTTTACGATCAGGATGATCCTTACCTTAAAAGGGCAGCGCTATTTCGCCGCAGGCATCAGTACAATTGAAATCCTTGTGTATGTGACCGGCTTGAGTCTCGTGCTCGGCAATCTGAATCAAATTCAAAATGTCATTGCCTATGCGCTCGGCTACGGCCTCGGCGTCATAGTGGGTATGAAAATTGAAGAAAAACTGGCGCTCGGCTATATTACAGTCAACGTCATTACGAAAGAGCTTGATCTGGACCTGCCGAAACAGCTTCGGGAAAAAGGATACGGGGTCACAAGCTGGGTGGCGGGCGGACTTGAAGGAGACCGGACCGCCATGCAGATTCTGACGCCGCGCAAATATGAGCTTCAGCTTTATGATACGATTAAAACGCTTGATGAAAAAGCGTTTATCATCGCCTTTGAGCCCAAAACGATCCACGGCGGATTCTGGGTGAAAGCAGTGAAGAAGAGGAGAATTAAGGAATGACAAAGCCAAAAAAGAAACGGTTTGAAGTAACGGAACATGAAACGATCGACACCATTCTCACTTTAATGAAGGAAGAGGGCTATATGCCCGTCCGGCGGATGGAAGAGCCGATCTTTACAGAAAAGAAAGAAAATGGATCAATTCA is a window encoding:
- a CDS encoding DUF2179 domain-containing protein, with the protein product MMQTILSNGIGMVLIILIINIIYVSFFTIRMILTLKGQRYFAAGISTIEILVYVTGLSLVLGNLNQIQNVIAYALGYGLGVIVGMKIEEKLALGYITVNVITKELDLDLPKQLREKGYGVTSWVAGGLEGDRTAMQILTPRKYELQLYDTIKTLDEKAFIIAFEPKTIHGGFWVKAVKKRRIKE
- a CDS encoding NETI motif-containing protein, whose protein sequence is MTKPKKKRFEVTEHETIDTILTLMKEEGYMPVRRMEEPIFTEKKENGSIQVVPCGRKIVFEGKLI
- a CDS encoding Fur-regulated basic protein FbpA, producing the protein MAPLLREAINRKKQHLRTKLIRSGFYQNHVQELSGYTLSELEKEYEAVKRLKKAELH